Within Anopheles nili chromosome 3, idAnoNiliSN_F5_01, whole genome shotgun sequence, the genomic segment TGCTTGGTTGTGTGACTGTGTGGAGCTCTGCAAAGAGAAGCGCCACTGCAGTGTAATAGAGCACTGGAGAGTTTGCTATGGCAAGCTTCTTGATTATATACAACAGATCGACTCCATTCAGGGGAATGTCTTCCTTTAGACATTTTGCTATGTTGTTGATCTGCAAAGAAAGCAATCCAACAGGagcaaattaattcatttaaattttatacaaATATGTGTTATAGGTACCACATGCGGGGTATGATTGAAAGCTGCCAGATCGATGCTTTCCAATGCAAAACTTAGTCTCCTGATCAAGATGGATACATTCGCTGGCAAATTGTTTAGTAACTGGGCAGCGATCGTAGTACGTGCTAACCATGTATACTGCTCTAAGGTGACGAATTTGGACGTTTTCTCAATCAGACCCTTTACAATGGTGGATGCTGCACTGGATTTTTCCTCCTCTTTCGAAGCAGCGCTTCGCAGGCACGACAGTGCAGTAGACAACGATTTATAGATTTCTTCGGGTGCCCCGGCAAGATCACACAGGGCGGCAAAACGCTCAAAATTGATACCATCCGGATCACACCTAATTGTTCGTTcagtttttgcattttgtgAAATAAATTCGTTTAAATGTTCTTGTAACTCTGCCATCACTAAGCTTCCTAGACTGTGCCTTGATTATCAACGCGGACAATATTGATAAATATTCTCTTATTATAATAAAACTACAAATTCTATCATTGTTTAACAGTTTCACTTCTTCGACGTATCTGTTTGCGGTTTTTTAATTCCGGTAACCGCGATGagttttttcaaaacaaatagcCAATTTCCTGTCGTTATTAGCACCTACAATGGGTGTTCTATTTGATGGATTACATTTGACACTGTTGATACactaatttcaattaattcgcatcctttcattatttttataccTAAACGAAGCAATTACTCGCAAAGCTTTTTGAAACATTCCGCGATCAGTACAATCATAAATATACAAACGTTAGTTAgacaaaaaacgtaaacaaaatgTGACAGCCTATGAACCCTCCAGGAACGTTCGTGGCTTTATTCGTTCCCAAATGGATGGTTTTCAAAATTTCGGGGCTGAAGGCACAGATCATTTGTAAAATTTTGCTTATGAAATGTTGCACGATCGAATGTGAAAATCTTTTATTATTCATCATTCCGCTATAATTACAGCTCTACCATTAAACATATGCAATTATGTAAGTAATGTTTTAACTGTTTTTTGATCAGCAAGAAACAGCAATACGATCACACGTGatcatgtttgttttattgatttatattATAATCAAACTATTTTGCTAATCAACTCATTATTTGAACAGTTTTGGTCCACATTATATTTGAGTGTGATTTAGTTGTATTAAAGCAAATTTACATTTATCCGACAATATTTTGTTACCAAAGAAAAGCTTTTTTCttgcaatcaaataaaatcctcgatgttttttttaacattacGCATAAGTTCGTTCCCTAGGCATTCGGAAACCGAACAGAATCCGAAACTACACGTGTTTTTCAATTGTTTACTAAACAACTCGCCCCTTCGCAGTTCCTTACCCGCGGGTTTGTGCTGCCTTCggatttttgttgctcttgtgATAAGATAATACATCATCTTATATCACCACCAAGCTTCACCCAGAGCGGACTTCGAAACACGTATCGTAATGCAATAAAAGCATTGATTTGTCATGATTGcgtaaaatttattgcttcaTTATTTGTCATGCAATAACGAGAGATTACAATAAAGATAATCTGCCCCGCGCTCTGTGTCGGGATGGTTAACGGCAATATTATTGGGCTAGCATTGCTTCTAGTTTAAGGGCTGTTCGTCGATCgcattaaaaaacaacatcaacaagtTCGTTATAGCAAAATCCTACTAAAGGTGGCAACACAAAACTAGCGTTTAAAACAGTTGCTTTTGCCACGAAGGCAAAACACAGTTTCTATTAAGCACTTTCTGTTTTACTGCACGCGACAGTGATCTTCGACGTCATCGGCAAAATCTTCCGTCGAAAGCGCGCACCGCTGCAGCACGCTATTCACAGCGGCTCGGGCCAAATAGCCAGTAGTTTGCGAGTACGAGAGCGAAAACAGTGGAGAAATGTCCTTGGTCGGCTGCAGGTTGTGGTCCTTGCAGTACATCGTGAACGAGTCTTCTAGAAGCAGATCCAGATCCAACACTTGCTGGAAGCGTAGCTCTGGATTGCGGCTCAAGATCGTGGCTACGATACACAGCAGCTCAACGGCAATTTGGCGTCGCTCGGGTTGCGTGATTTGGTGCAACATTTCCTCGACTTGCAGCGAGAACGACAGCTCACTGCGGCTCTTGTTCGTTAGCGTCGGCATGGCGGGCAAGTTGTGGCCCTGTACGGTGATACCGTGCGGCGTACGTTCCAGTACGTCCCAGACCAGATTGTAGAAAGAGCTTGGCACTCGGCACAAGCATCCTTCCAGCTGACGTCGCTGCAGCGTGCTGAAACTGAAAGGTAAACGGAAATATTATTCGCATCTTGCGCAATTGCAATGCAAATTATTCACTTTTCACTTACTGATCTTCATTCGCCCACTGACTCACGGTGAGCACTCGTTGTAGCAGCTGACGAATTTGGAAGGGCGACAAATTTTCGATGTCCGCGCCTTCGTCTCCTTTCATCGTGAGATAGTGTCGCATCGCTTCCAGCACCCAACCGACGCGAATTTTCAGTATGCCCTTGAAGATGTCGGGATTGGTTGCGATCAACCGACCGCAGTAAAGCACCACCTCCTGCTGCAGCACCGCGTGTACCACGTCGTAGGGTTGTACGGTCGAGTACATCACATTTTGGATCTCAGAGGGTGTCATCGGTTTGTCGAAGATCGTCTCCCGCTGCCCAATTACACCGACCGTGATTTGCTTGCCGTTGACAAGCAACGTCGTGATGAAGGGTGAAATTGAATCCACAATGTGCCGTAGCAACGAACTACAGTAGCGAACCGCACGCCAATACCGCAACGTACCAGCGCGATAGTAAAGATCAGTAAGCCGCACGTGTACCGACTCGCCTGCCAGCTCGTAGTGTGCGCCCTCACGATGCAGGATAATACCGAGCAGTTGGCATTGCAGGAATATGGACTCCGTGTTTCGCAGCGCCTCGAGGATGTCCGGTGTTGAGCGGGTTGAATAATCGGCGGCcgttatctttttttcccggTATGATTGTGCCCGCGGCACATCCGTTAAGCTTTGGTAGCCGATGTAGTCGTGGTGTATCTGCGCGAACGCCGTATCTCCGACGTCCGGCAGGTCCGAGGTGGACATGAAGTCGAGATGCTCAATGCAGGAGCTCGAAATTAGATTCTGCAGCCGACCAATGCGAACCTTCATATCGTCACAGTAGCCCTTCTTCAGCATGGCCAACAGATCAATCATCTCCTTGAACTGCGGATCGCGCATATGCTCCTCGCGGATCAGCAGGCACACGGTAGGTCGTCCGGATAGCCGCCAGTATTTACCGACGAATTGCAGCTCCGTTTTGATATCGTCGATCAGCAGCGCCATGTCGCGGTACAGGTAGAAATCGGACACTTCGAAAATGAGCGGATAGCACAGGACGGTCATACCGCATATACGGTACACCTTGCTCGTACCGAGCGATCCGACTGGGCGTGGAGGACGACCGGTGAGTCCAATCTTATCATTTACACCCAACTGCTGGTACACGTTGATGAGCTGCGTCGAGGACCAAATTTGAACAGGTTCAACCTAAGGAAGATAGCGAATCGTCAGTCAGTGTTTTGATTAGGGTACCAAAAATCAGGTCCACTTGTTCGTGATCCACCTACCTCGTGAGGAGTTTGCGTTTGAATGCCATAAGTTGCCATCATAGCCTGAAGGCGCATCGATTCGGCGATCAGCACGATTTGCACCACAAGATCCGTTGCTGTACCCTTTAGCGTAAAGGGACGTCGTGTAAATTAAGAAAACGTACAATATTAATTACAAGGAAATGCTGATGTGTGAATGGCATTAGAAAGTGTGGAAGGTTCGAGCATAGAGAGTTCATTCCGCAACAGGACGACAGATGGTTAgggattatttatttgataattttcaaattaaattattttgtttaattatatTAGCTGAATACTTGTTAAAAGTGCTGGTAACAAAGCCATTTGATAACgattattaaaacaaaaagaagacaGATTAAATTAGATAAACTCAGACTCATTGAGTCTCTTCATTCATGCCCGGATTATAGCTTGCATGGAAATGGTATGAAACAAGCAGAATGAGTAGATAATTTTGAAATACATAACGTTAGTAACTTAAACATATATCCGATATTTTAAAAACGATCCTTgagcaaattttaaaatgatataATTCCTATTTTTTCCGATTCCACACACTTCTCGAAGGTTTAAGAGACAGCTTGTACATTTTACAACATCAGGAAAAATGGTAACGCTTTGGATTGATATTTACTCGCGATGGCTCAGTGGATGTATTCGATATCTGATCCTGTCGCTCCTCAATGATCGGAGGTGTTACTGGACGATTCATGGCGAGTGCCTGAGGCAAACAACCGAAATTCGAAGGATAATCAAAGATGATACATGTAacaccaaacaacaaaaaaacgtcggcggaaatcaacaaaaaaaaatatggaaaccGCAGTCCATTTCGATTCCATCCGAAGCATTCACAGCAGATGTAGATGTAGCGAAAGGAGAAAGCATTGGCACGATGAGTGATCATGTAAACGCGCGTTACAGTCGTGAAACGGGAGGCCGGACGAATGCATCCAACCACCCAGTGATCGGCCGATTTCGATGGAATCACGGTACGAGTATGCGGAACCGTCGAGTGTCCAGGCGCAGCGTCCAAAGATAGGAGTGAAAGGTACAGCGGATGAGTGTTGTGATCGAATGCAGGTCGGCACACAGGTtacaaaattataataataaacacTGCTTCTGATCGCTTTTTGGGCTTTCTGCTCCCGCAATGCATACAAACGTAGCGTGCAAGCAAGCACAATGCATCCGAAAGAGTTGGACTCGCGGTTCTGTAGGAGCCTACATCTTCGCGGTACAACtgcgcaaagcaataaaagGTACCCCCCACAGGGTACGCTCCGAATACTTACACTTCCGATTTTGGTACGCTGTCCGCGCGAGTGCGAGTGAAAAGCGTTAAATgttggaaaaatagaaaatgcgATACTCATTAAATTCGATACATCAGCGCACTCGTACTTAGATGTCGTACGAATTTATAacagaaaatacaaaaatggtACACGCTGAGAAAatggcttaaatacatttaaaaaaacgaCTGACGTAATGAAAGATTTCATTAACAATTACGTCTCGAtactaaaataaaaatgaacgaaaattgTTAGGTATGCATTAGTTATAACTGATGGCATGGCATGGAGAACGTTATTtaggtgattttgttttcactctAACAAGCAAGCCAATCATAGTTCATCAAATTTCGATTCATTAGCAAGGCTATATTTTCTACGTGTGTCCTGATAGTCACTTTGCTGATTGTGCTAGAATGTCCTTGCACTAAAGAAACGTCTAAAATTAGTAAATTGTCATGATCATGAACAAACGACATATATGACGAAACGAGAAACTATTCTATAGATAATAATTGCACgtgtaaaaaataaaggaacGATAAGAAAATCTATTCGTTCCTAGCAGTGCGCTATGTTGGTTCACAGCCTGGTGCTACTTACAATTCCCGGTTTTGCCTTTGCGGTAGGATGTTgcgcacaaaagaaaaaaggaaagatgataagaaacaatcgaatgcacagagcaaaacaaaaaagaaacagaagatTTATCTTTCAAAAGAGAAGGGGTGATTTGTGTAATTCGTCGAGCAATTGTACAAAAATTGATCCCAAAACTCCAATACGCACGGAATCCACAATAGAGAGGTGGTGATATGCCAATTGTTTCATCAATTTATCTTATCACAAGCAAGGATTAGTAGCAAGTCATTTTTGTGATGTCGTGTGTTAGGTGTATGCAAAAAACGATTCCCATAATACAAGAATATATATACCAATTAAATATTACatgtttcattcattcgctgTATACTCCCATGTACAATCACCTAAGTACCAAATATAGAACCCGATATGTAGTGCTTTTGAGCCCGTTTCAATTATGTGTCCTCCATATTAAAGTTGTGGTATGTGTTTCCATATTTCAGTGTTTGCCAGCAACTACAAACTGTTGTACTCACCTGGAAAGCCGAATAACGTCCTCCTTTTCGTGGTCGGTTGTAAGATGGTAGATATCGCCGGATCGGATCCAGCTCGTTAATGTGCAACAAACCAGCCGTGAGTAGTTGTGCGATAATGAACACCGATTGGccccacaaaaaaagagactGCGAAGAGGCCCGTGTGTACATTCCATCTCCATCCGGTGCGTAGCACATCGATACGACTGGATCTGTAATATTGAAAACTTTCAGTGACTTCTGTACAACTTTCTacaaagtttttgttttgttacgaAGCGCTTACCGCCGTTGTTATCCGAGTGCATACACTTTCGCAGTTCCATCTGATACTCTTCGATCTGTTCCAGATTGTTTTTAAACACTCCGTCGATGATCATATACGTGTAGAACATTGGCCACTCGCACTCGTACCCCTCAAAGTCTTTAATTTCTCCCTTGTGGTAGTACCGTCGTGTTTTGTCCTCTAGCCTCGATAAGTATCCATCCCGACTGAACCGTTTGAAACCCTTCTTTCCCTTGAGTCGCCGCACAACATTCAACTTGCTCATGTCCACCAACCGTTCTTCGTGGGAAGCGAACGCGGGAAACGAAAGCGTCGGTAGCAGCGATGCGTCCACACCTTTTGAACTCGATTCTCGTGGCAGCATTGTCTCGAAGATGCTGCGGTTACGATTGTGCGCGTCAATATCCACGTACACGACGCTCCACGAGGCACCCTTCTCGCCGAACAGATTACACCCGTTGATAGCTTCTAGGGCTGATTTTGCCATGCCAATTGAGGAAGCATGAATTTCCGGCGTGCCATCGTTGTACTTTGATCCTCGTTCCCACATGCCAAAGTCCGGCGTTCGATACGCACGCTCGACGTAGTACACGAGATTTTGCACGAACGCAACCTCATCCTGAGTGTAAATTATCTGCAACCCGGACGTTATCATTTGCACCAGAAAAATGAGATAAATCGACACTACATCGATCTGCAGATGGTT encodes:
- the LOC128726985 gene encoding uncharacterized protein LOC128726985 translates to MAELQEHLNEFISQNAKTERTIRCDPDGINFERFAALCDLAGAPEEIYKSLSTALSCLRSAASKEEEKSSAASTIVKGLIEKTSKFVTLEQYTWLARTTIAAQLLNNLPANVSILIRRLSFALESIDLAAFNHTPHVINNIAKCLKEDIPLNGVDLLYIIKKLAIANSPVLYYTAVALLFAELHTVTQPSTKIEQYRVQSVTEFLNHLEVLNMQYLQMQRHNLRAIYHVLKLVSLYQNMVVMRHVGTSKAELMIEHKGLAECFHASIAQTETLRQWLENSSGVIQVFGNDQDEDFLILADLLQVDMIPLFDDLKQSDELV
- the LOC128722661 gene encoding probable phosphorylase b kinase regulatory subunit beta, yielding MSTMERHSTSVTPVARQPSLDDMNLDQFLKISNYEDTVKQLDIYYGIVKRQLLQFQSPITGLFPVLSTDREVGSIRDSVYCAAAIWSLYQAYRRIDDDRGKSYELGQSAVKCMRGILECWIKQAHRVEKFKSRQCAVNALHCKFHLDTGEEIYSDENFNHLQIDVVSIYLIFLVQMITSGLQIIYTQDEVAFVQNLVYYVERAYRTPDFGMWERGSKYNDGTPEIHASSIGMAKSALEAINGCNLFGEKGASWSVVYVDIDAHNRNRSIFETMLPRESSSKGVDASLLPTLSFPAFASHEERLVDMSKLNVVRRLKGKKGFKRFSRDGYLSRLEDKTRRYYHKGEIKDFEGYECEWPMFYTYMIIDGVFKNNLEQIEEYQMELRKCMHSDNNGDPVVSMCYAPDGDGMYTRASSQSLFLWGQSVFIIAQLLTAGLLHINELDPIRRYLPSYNRPRKGGRYSAFQAKPGIRTKIGSALAMNRPVTPPIIEERQDQISNTSTEPSRGTATDLVVQIVLIAESMRLQAMMATYGIQTQTPHEVEPVQIWSSTQLINVYQQLGVNDKIGLTGRPPRPVGSLGTSKVYRICGMTVLCYPLIFEVSDFYLYRDMALLIDDIKTELQFVGKYWRLSGRPTVCLLIREEHMRDPQFKEMIDLLAMLKKGYCDDMKVRIGRLQNLISSSCIEHLDFMSTSDLPDVGDTAFAQIHHDYIGYQSLTDVPRAQSYREKKITAADYSTRSTPDILEALRNTESIFLQCQLLGIILHREGAHYELAGESVHVRLTDLYYRAGTLRYWRAVRYCSSLLRHIVDSISPFITTLLVNGKQITVGVIGQRETIFDKPMTPSEIQNVMYSTVQPYDVVHAVLQQEVVLYCGRLIATNPDIFKGILKIRVGWVLEAMRHYLTMKGDEGADIENLSPFQIRQLLQRVLTVSQWANEDHFSTLQRRQLEGCLCRVPSSFYNLVWDVLERTPHGITVQGHNLPAMPTLTNKSRSELSFSLQVEEMLHQITQPERRQIAVELLCIVATILSRNPELRFQQVLDLDLLLEDSFTMYCKDHNLQPTKDISPLFSLSYSQTTGYLARAAVNSVLQRCALSTEDFADDVEDHCRVQ